The following is a genomic window from Phyllobacterium zundukense.
GACGACACCTGGGTGGCCATGGTCCAGCCGCCATTAGAGCGCTTCAGGGAGATGTTCGACGACCGGCACTACCCGTTGTCGAGGATTCCCAAGACCGCCAAGACGGTCACCCGGGGAAACACGCCCTGGAAGGCATGGAAGCACCTCAGCAACATCAAGAACCGAGAGCGTTACAAGGACGAGGAGGAATTTCCTTGTGTAAAGTGCTTCACCGCCGGGTTGGAGTTCCTGGATGGAAACAAGGACGCCGACAACTGGTTCTTGATGATCGAGACCTTCGATCCTCATGAGCCGTTCCATGCTCCGGAGCGGTTCAAGAAGCTTTTCGAGACTGGCTACACGGGGAAGATTCTGGATTGGCCCCTCTACGAGAAGGTCACGAATTCCGCGGAGGAAATTGCGGAAATCAGGGCGAACTACGCGGCACTGGTCGCGATGTGCGACGACCAGTTCGGCAGACTCCTCGATGCGTTCGACGAGGGCGGGCTTTGGGAGAACACCGCGCTCGTCGTCACCACCGACCACGGTTTCCTGCTGTCGGAGCATGACTGGTGGGGCAAGAACCGGACTCCCTACTACGAGGAAATCTCCCACATTCCCTTGATGATCTGCCGGAGCCGTAAAATAGGAGATGTGAATGTCGAAGGTAACCGTCAAACCACCCGCTATTTTGCGCGACAAACCCTGTCGGATTGTGGCAGTGTACGAAAACGTCCAATTCGAGGTTTGCCGTACATGCTCATTGGCTACATGCGTGTTTCGTCCGCCGACGAACGTCAGTCGGTCGACCTGCAGCGCGATGCGCTCATCGCTGCCGGTGTCGATGAACGTCATCTCCATCACGATAAAGCCTCCGGCGCTCGCGACGATCGTCCGGGGCTGAAGGCGTGCA
Proteins encoded in this region:
- a CDS encoding recombinase family protein; the protein is MRTVFVLFDSLNRLALECYGGQGIPTPNFNRFAKRGITFDRHYVGGLPCMPARRDLHTGRLTFMHRSWGPLEPFDNSFPKILSEHGTYSHMISDHQHYFQEGGFGYINTFDSWEFIRGQEDDTWVAMVQPPLERFREMFDDRHYPLSRIPKTAKTVTRGNTPWKAWKHLSNIKNRERYKDEEEFPCVKCFTAGLEFLDGNKDADNWFLMIETFDPHEPFHAPERFKKLFETGYTGKILDWPLYEKVTNSAEEIAEIRANYAALVAMCDDQFGRLLDAFDEGGLWENTALVVTTDHGFLLSEHDWWGKNRTPYYEEISHIPLMICRSRKIGDVNVEGNRQTTRYFARQTLSDCGSVRKRPIRGLPYMLIGYMRVSSADERQSVDLQRDALIAAGVDERHLHHDKASGARDDRPGLKACMKELRSGDVLVVWKLDRLGRSLSHLIRIVDEMKERGVAFRSLTEQMDTTTPHGEFLFNIFGSLAQYERALITERVTAGLAAARRRGRKGGRPPSLDSEKIEQIIAALDGGASKASVCRSFKVPRSTLIDTLERVGWTGAGTDARKAKRAAVGKQSA